In one Cercospora beticola chromosome 1, complete sequence genomic region, the following are encoded:
- a CDS encoding uncharacterized protein (BUSCO:EOG09262PPU~antiSMASH:Cluster_2): MSWKGFTKGAVRAPQMVKQKFNMGEITKDAIYIDAERRFADLERETKKLHDESKKYFDAINGMLDHQIEFSKACAEIYQPISGRASDPDSYVIDGNPEGIRACEEYEQIVQELKASLAPELEMIETRIVKPADELMEIIKVVRKACVKRDHKQIDHDRHNATLKALQDKKDKSLKDEKALYKAENNVEMATQEYEFFNNLIKEELPQLFRLEKEFILPLFQSFYYMQLNVFYTLHEKMQSIDIGYFDLTKGIEESFEEKRGDIQQQVEALSMVKFKTTGGLRKPAALKYGNRLAITNGKAEPENRRLTIDGGHAPPAYDEKPSSTDLVQRASSTGSNWASAAKAKGAPPPPKPKPGRLSAAPAVETVTALYDYDAQAEGDLSFRTGEVIEIVSRTDNQNEWWTGKIGVRQGQFPGNYVQLNS; encoded by the exons atgAGTTGGAAAGGCTTTACCAAGGGCGCCGTTCGG GCGCCCCAAATGGTGAAGCAGAAATTCAATATGGGTGAAATCACCAAAGACGCCATCTACATCGACGCCGAGCGCCGCTTTGCTGATCTAGAACGCGaaacgaagaagctgcacgaTGAGTCGAAGAAGTACTTCGATGCAATCAACGGCATGTTGGACCACCAGATCGAGTTCTCCAAAGCCTGTGCCGAGATCTACCAACCCATATCGGGCCGAGCGAGTGATCCAGACTCGTACGTGATTGACGGCAACCCGGAGGGCATTCGCGCTTGCGAAGAGTACGAACAGATCGTGCAAGAGCTGAAGGCTAGTCTTGCGCCGGAGTTGGAGATGATCGAGACGCGGATCGTCAAGCCAGCAGATGAGCTCATGGAGATTATCAAAGTGGTGCGAAAAGCATGTGTGAAGCGCGACCACAAGCAGATTGATCACGATCGGCACAATGCGACCCTCAAGGCGCTGCAAGATAAAAAGGACAAATCGCTCAAAGATGAAAAGGCGCTATACAAGGCCGAGAACAACGTGGAAATGGCCACCCAGGAATATGAGTTTTTCAACAACCTCATCAAGGAGGAGCTGCCACAACTCTTCCGGCTGGAAAAGGAATTCATCTTGCCACTTTTCCAGAGCTTCTACTACATGCAGCTTAACGTCTTCTACACGTTACACGAGAAAATGCAGAGTATCGACATTGGCTACTTCGATTTGACCAAGGGCATCGAAGAGTCGTTTGAGGAGAAGCGAGGTGACATCCAGCAGCAAGTGGAGGCACTGTCAATGGTCAAGTTCAAGACCACCGGTGGCCTGCGAAAACCTGCTGCTCTCAAATACGGAAACCGCCTAGCCATCACAAATGGCAAAGCCGAGCCCGAAAACCGCCGTCTCACCATCGATGGCGGTCACGCTCCTCCGGCATACGACGAGAAGCCATCCTCAACAGACCTTGTGCAACGAGCGAGCAGTACTGGCAGCAATTGGGCTTCTgccgccaaagccaaaggcgctcctccgccgcccaaACCGAAGCCGGGCCGTCTCAGTGCTGCTCCTGCCGTGGAAACCGTCACAGCACTATACGATTACGATGCGCAAGCAGAAGGCGACCTCTCATTCCGAACAGGCGAGGTCATCGAGATCGTCAGCAGAACAGACAATCAGAATGAATGGTGGACAGGCAAAATTGGTGTCAGGCAAGGACAATTCCCAG GAAATTATGTTCAACTCAACTCATAG
- a CDS encoding uncharacterized protein (antiSMASH:Cluster_2~BUSCO:EOG09261Y04~SMCOG1139:aminotransferase class V), translating to MSNIAPTAARQALRQCARRASTSTQASFVPRACIAARSRRNYVSESKPHNATVNIENTIRQDQRAFLAETGIKPKDATMPDTNISADAAMSPVAGIMKTASVMDTGTRPIYLDAQATTPTDPRVLDAMLPFYTGLYGNPHSRTHAYGWETDKAVEDARQHIADLIGADAKEIIFTSGATESNNMSVKGVARFFKKGGKKNHIITARTEHKCVLDSCRHLQDEGFEVTYLPVQSNGLISMEELEKAMRPETCLVSIMTVNNEIGVVQPVEEIGKLCRSKKIYFHTDAAQAVGKIPIDVNKMNVDLMSISGHKIYGPKGIGACYVRRRPRVRLDPIISGGGQERGLRSGTLAPPLIIGMGEAARICKEEMEYDHKRISELSHRLSSGLLAMEHTSFNGDPSRRYPGCVNISFAYVEGESLLMALKDIALSSGSACTSASLEPSYVLRALGNSDESAHSSIRFGIGRFTTDAEIDYVLNAVKERVTFLRELSPLWELVQEGVDLNTIEWSQH from the exons ATGTCGAACATCGCCCCCACCGCCGCCCGCCAGGCCCTCCGCCAATGCGCGCGCCGGGCTTCGACGTCGACGCAGGCGTCCTTCGTGCCCCGCGCATGCATCGCTGCGAGGTCGCGCAGAAACTATGTCTCCGAGTCCAAACCGCATAACGCCACCGTCAATATCGAGAACACCATTCGACAGGACCAGCGTGCCTTTCTCGCCGAAACGGGCATCAAGCCCAAGGATGCTACCATGCCCGATACCAATATCTCCGCCGACGCCGCCATGAGCCCAGTTGCTGGAATAATGAAAACCGCCTCTGTCATGGACACTGGAACGCGGCCCATATACCTTGATGCACAGGCGACAACACCCACCGATCCGCGAGTGCTCGATGCCATGCTTCCTTTCTACACAGGCCTGTATGGCAACCCCCACTCACGAACCCATGCCTACGGTTGGGAAACGGACAAGGCAGTTGAAGATGCTCGCCAGCACATTGCCGACCTGATTGGAGCCGATGCGAAGGAGATTATTTTCACCAGTGGTGCCACCGAAAGTAACAACATGAGCGTCAAGGGCGTGGCACGCTTCTTCAAGAAGGGTGGCAAGAAGAATCACATCATTACTGCACGAACAGAGCACAAATGTGTCTTGGACAGCTGTCGGCATTTGCAAGACGAAGGCTTTGAAGTGACATACTTGCCAGTGCAGTCGAACGGCTTGATCAGTATGGAAGAGCTTGAAAAGGCCATGCGGCCTGAGACATGTCTGGTATCGATTATGACCGTCAACAACGAAATCGGCGTGGTGCAGCCTGTGGAGGAAATTGGCAAGCTGTGCAGGAGTAAGAAGATTTACTTCCACACCGATGCAGCGCAAGCTGTGGGCAAGATCCCCATTGATGTCAACAAAATGAACGTTGATCTCATGTCCATATCTGGACACAAGATCTACGGACCGAAGGGAATTGGAGCTTGCTACGTGCGAAGACGGCCGCGAGTGAGACTTGACCCCATTATTTCAGGTGGAGGACAGGAAAGAGGTCTACGCTCTGGAACGTTGGCGCCGCCTCTCATCATCGGGATGGGCGAAGCAGCAAGAATATGCAAGGAAGAAATGGAG TATGACCACAAGCGGATCAGCGAGCTCTCCCACCGACTCTCGTCAGGGCTCTTGGCTATGGAGCACACTTCTTTCAATGGTGACCCCTCACGCCGATACCCTGGCTGCGTCAACATCTCTTTTGCGTATGTGGAAGGCGAGTCATTGCTCATGGCCCTGAAGGATATCGCACTCAGCTCTGGATCCGCATGCACATCAGCCTCGCTTGAGCCATCGTATGTGCTCAGAGCACTCGGAAACTCTGATGAGTCGGCTCACAGCTCGATTCGTTTCGGTATTGGACGTTTCACTACCGACGCTGAGATCGATTACGTGCTCAACGCCGTCAAGGAACGAGTGACATTCTTGCGCGAGCTGAGCCCGCTATGGGAGTTGGTGCAAGAAGGCGTGGATCTCAACACCATTGAATGGTCGCAGCATTAA
- a CDS encoding uncharacterized protein (antiSMASH:Cluster_2~SMCOG1028:crotonyl-CoA reductase / alcohol dehydrogenase), producing the protein MGQKTKQWQLAHKPRDDPQLEGPEQTFKLVEDVELPDLQDDEVLVKTLYLSNDPAQRGWIDPDIPPERLYLPPVKLGAPMSARGLAEVIESKSSKFKKGDTVLAPTNWSEYAIAKDSSVQPAPDLPNNISKTAYLGALGMTGLTAYFGLTGVANTTKDDIVVISGAAGATGSMAVQIAKKIIGAKKVIGMAGTDEKCRWVEKIGADVCLNYKSKTFAEDLKAATPAPEGYANVYFDNVGGEILDLMFTRMGHGGRIIACGAISQYNTAQERTTGLKNWFEVVIMRLNIKGFIVLDFMKDFPKAIEVFQQALKEGKLDLEGGETVVKGKFEDIPRTWTKLFEGGNQGKLVTQIE; encoded by the coding sequence ATGGGACAAAAGACTAAGCAATGGCAATTGGCTCACAAGCCAAGAGACGACCCTCAACTTGAGGGACCAGAGCAGACATTCAAGCTcgttgaagatgtcgaaCTGCCCGACCTGCAAGACGATGAAGTCCTCGTCAAGACTCTCTACCTCTCCAACGACCCTGCCCAGCGAGGTTGGATCGATCCCGACATCCCACCAGAGCGCCTCTACCTCCCACCCGTCAAACTCGGAGCCCCCATGTCCGCACGCGGTCTCGCCGAAGTAATCGAATCCAAATCCTCCAAATTCAAAAAAGGCGACACAGTCCTCGCTCCCACCAACTGGTCCGAATACGCCATCGCCAAAGACAGCTCTGTCCAACCCGCTCCCGACCTCCCCAACAACATCAGCAAAACCGCCTACCTCGGCGCCCTCGGCATGACCGGTCTGACAGCCTACTTCGGCCTCACAGGCGtcgccaacaccaccaaagacgacatcgtcgtcatctccGGCGCCGCAGGCGCCACCGGTTCCATGGCCGTCCAAATCGCCAAGAAAATCATCGGAGCGAAAAAAGTCATCGGAATGGCAGGTACCGATGAGAAATGTCGTTGGGTCGAAAAAATCGGAGCGGATGTTTGTTTGAATTATAAGAGTAAAACTTTTGCTGAGGATTTGAAAGCTGCTACTCCAGCACCCGAAGGTTACGCGAACGTTTACTTTGATAATGTTGGAGGTGAGATTTTGGATCTCATGTTTACGCGTATGGGACATGGTGGAAGGATTATTGCTTGTGGTGCTATTTCGCAGTATAATACTGCGCAGGAACGTACGACGGGATTGAAGAATTGGTTTGAAGTTGTGATTATGCGGTTGAATATTAAGGGGTTTATTGTGTTGGATTTTATGAAGGATTTCCCGAAGGCGATTGAGGTTTTTCAGCAGGCTTTGAAGGAGGGGAAATTGGATCTTGAGGGGGGAGAGACGGTTGTTAAGGGGAAGTTTGAGGATATTCCGAGGACTTGGACGAAGTTGTTTGAGGGGGGGAATCAGGGGAAGTTGGTTACGCAGATTGAGTAA
- a CDS encoding uncharacterized protein (antiSMASH:Cluster_2) has translation MAIHRGIQSALFYYLSCAPCADSRYRKRRKREAALSRAERLALETEEFNAYRHPGEPSSTNPHWQSEIELGPTLVRRGKKKVTTADSQRGLQPSRVSSNTSKEPSLADLGYRSGSDARADSRSQFRVHQRDDEDLWGSSSMLDGSMYASSIRRPPTARTAASGSSRYHATRNPAINDMHPPTVTKVDKREDVMWMMQPMPVAEVMSGKERAARSRSDSGASRLSPCSTNLSRQVSTKIIEQKLRAGTPSAAAMSREGSARSAHRANEQKHHTGAEHDLPAIPPEHSRHLPPSRMHEEQSDESSETILRKPELAAVRYIRPELSPVLSDTGLPSSARYLAPKENSLPTPPSSSDGTTDIRDSLVRRSTMAVIDKSGADKARHKHQESELSIRPELFDSWYTPEFELPKWVAEHTKREVRQRWSMDI, from the coding sequence ATGGCAATACATCGCGGCATCCAGTCcgctcttttctactacttatccTGCGCACCATGCGCGGACTCACGCTACCGCAAGAGGCGCAAACGCGAGGCCGCGCTTTCCCGAGCAGAACGTCTTGCCTTGGAGACTGAAGAGTTCAATGCATATCGCCATCCCGGAGAGCCATCGTCGACAAATCCCCATTGGCAGAGCGAGATCGAGCTGGGCCCAACGCTTGTACGCCgagggaagaagaaggtcacGACTGCAGACAGTCAGAGAGGCCTGCAGCCGAGCAGAGTTagcagcaacaccagcaAAGAGCCGAGTCTGGCAGACCTCGGATACAGAAGTGGCAGCGATGCGAGAGCCGATAGCAGGTCGCAGTTTCGTGTGCATCAGAgggacgatgaggatctgTGGGGCTCGTCAAGTATGCTGGATGGATCCATGTATGCCTCGAGTATACGAAGGCCGCCTACGGCAAGGACCGCTGCTTCAGGATCCAGCAGGTATCACGCCACCCGCAATCCTGCTATCAATGATATGCATCCACCCACTGTAACCAAGGTCGACAAGCGTGAGGACGTGATGTGGATGATGCAGCCAATGCCAGTCGCTGAGGTCATGAGCGGCAAAGAACGAGCggccagaagcagaagcgacagTGGCGCCAGCCGCCTCAGCCCGTGTTCCACAAACCTCTCCAGGCAGGTCAGTACCAAGATCATCGAGCAAAAGTTGAGGGCTGGCACACCTTCAGCAGCTGCCATGTCTCGTGAGGGCTCGGCTCGATCAGCCCATAGAGCCAACGAGCAGAAACATCATACTGGAGCTGAGCACGATTTACCTGCAATTCCACCTGAGCACAGTCGACATCTCCCTCCTTCACGGATGCACGAAGAGCAAAGTGACGAATCATCGGAAACAATCCTGCGGAAGCCGGAACTTGCAGCCGTCCGATATATACGACCAGAGCTCTCACCGGTGCTTTCCGATACTGGACTGCCATCATCAGCTCGATATCTTGCACCAAAGGAGAATAGTCTGCCAACTCCGCCCTCGTCTAGCGACGGGACCACCGACATTAGAGACAGTCTTGTCCGTCGCTCCACCATGGCTGTCATCGACAAATCGGGAGCTGATAAAGCTCGCCACAAGCATCAAGAAAGTGAGTTGAGCATACGTCCCGAGCTCTTTGACAGCTGGTATACTCCCGAATTTGAGTTGCCCAAATGGGTTGCCGAACATACCAAGCGGGAAGTACGACAGAGATGGAGTATGGACATATAA
- a CDS encoding uncharacterized protein (antiSMASH:Cluster_2), with product MKDNREPSPTYMSKEQMSSYLKDLRKPLSRPSGSRPAPPSKFGSVRRAGTPSAPDVVNNKTSLDDDRPSLLTSNSMPIMQPPQKLSHHRTDSTLSQRSMSRSPFAGRPLARAPSATPEPSKDDADRPQPRRTPSMKYMENGTRWMEKQETRSLRHALEDMDLEEERKVHLSAQEEAAELVWKHQNPEAASGPFINPDLKRDYNSHLRKGSYHRSHSQDAYSSAGSRSASEGSQASIADDILGHPKELHTSNKGLRKVSPPTGEVSVQKRRVSSGKSYDQLAEAVAKDIAIAQRRVSSGSKRIMSGEKKKFMDPNDRIWEDPEEGESPQRQQSTRQEIAKDTRSTATSPVPSYVRKNPFARVRAQYEKNLERSTSAPTLQTLGSTPLPRHERVEIQRNPPSQSRNAFYTSNEVVLPPTPPAESPHEADEVAPKGTPTKDGKEIRGDDIRAATSKARSAYSPNLPRPTMVSDKPGRPIVSFEKDYKTKEIVMEEQHVDWPPEASTSSNLEHKDQFEATPKSMPSPSRSSPFARRTTGEQSSQPSMSRPLPSSPTKSNIPKINVDDVPKWQPSSQASRSPARSTHVPPIPTICAPDVPSVPTINVDTETPLINVSESPASSPTKSSRIPQKASPAPGSNRPPPRHANTMPVGQNKSTPHYTPSIRQSGALCAHCALPIAGRILSAAGERFHPGCFVCNQCNTNLELVAFYPEPEKQRCARLEDPDSQDTDPTLRFYCHLDFHELFSPRCKSCKTPIEGEVIVACGAEWHVGHFFCAQCGDPFDSSMPFVEKDGYAWCVGCHTNRYSSKCRKCRKPVTDVVVKALGSDWHSNCFTCMECHGEFIDGRYFLRGESQDPVCVKCEERRLKA from the exons ATGAAGGACAACCGTGAACCTAGCCCGACGTACATGTCGAAGGAGCAGATGA GTTCCTACCTAAAAGATCTTCGAAAGCCTCTATCGCGACCCTCGGGCTCTCGACCTGCTCCGCCCTCCAAGTTCGGCAGCGTCCGACGAGCAGGAACTCCCAGTGCTCCAGATGTCGTCAACAACAAAACTTCGCTAGATGACGATCGACCTTCGCTCCTGACTAGCAACAGCATGCCGATCATGCAGCCACCACAAAAGCTGTCGCATCACCGCACCGATTCGACCCTGTCGCAACGAAGCATGTCGCGCAGCCCGTTTGCTGGACGACCTCTAGCCCGAGCCCCATCAGCGACGCCTGAGCCTTCAAAAGACGATGCCGACCGACCGCAGCCGCGTCGCACGCCGAGCATGAAATATATGGAGAACGGGACGCGGTGGATGGAAAAGCAGGAGACGCGATCTTTGCGGCATGCTCTCGAGGATATGGATCTGGAGGAAGAGCGAAAGGTACATCTATCTGCGCAAGAGGAGGCCGCGGAATTGGTCTGGAAGCATCAGAATCCGGAAGCTGCTAGCGGACCCTTCATCAATCCAGATCTCAAGCGAGACTACAACTCACACTTGCGCAAAGGCAGCTATCACCGCAGTCACAGTCAGGATGCATACTCGTCTGCAGGGTCCCGGAGTGCGTCCGAGGGGAGCCAAGCGTCTATTGCAGATGACATCCTTGGGCACCCGAAAGAGTTGCACACCTCTAACAAAGGCCTTCGAAAAGTCAGCCCTCCCACAGGCGAGGTGTCTGTGCAGAAACGACGCGTGTCGAGTGGAAAGAGCTATGACCAGCTAGCCGAAGCGGTCGCGAAGGACATTGCAATTGCACAGCGAAGAgtcagcagtggcagcaaaCGCATCATGAGTGGGGAGAAAAAGAAGTTCATGGATCCGAACGACCGGATATGGGAAGATCCTGAGGAAGGCGAATCACCGCAGAGACAGCAAAGCACACGGCAAGAAATTGCAAAAGATACAAGGTCTACAGCCACTTCTCCGGTCCCATCGTATGTCCGCAAGAACCCATTCGCTCGGGTCAGGGCCCAGTACGAAAAGAACCTGGAACGTTCAACTTCGGCGCCGACACTCCAGACTCTCGGTAGCACGCCTCTGCCACGACACGAACGCGTTGAAATCCAAAGGAACCCACCAAGCCAAAGCCGGAATGCCTTCTATACATCGAACGAAGTGGTCCTACCACCGACTCCACCAGCGGAGTCACCGCATGAGGCAGATGAAGTTGCTCCAAAAGGCACACCCACAAAAGACGGGAAGGAGATCAGAGGTGACGATATCAGAGCAGCGACCAGCAAAGCCAGGAGTGCCTATAGTCCCAATCTGCCGCGGCCGACAATGGTCAGTGACAAACCTGGAAGACCTATTGTCAGTTTTGAGAAAGACTACAAGACGAAAGAGATCGTGATGGAGGAGCAACATGTTGATTGGCCCCCAGAggcttccacttcctccaaTCTGGAGCATAAGGATCAATTCGAAGCGACGCCCAAGAGCATGCCGTCGCCGTCCAGGAGCAGTCCTTTTGCGCGGAGAACGACTGGTGAACAATCGAGCCAACCCTCCATGTCACGACCCCTGCCAAGTTCGCCCACGAAGAGTAACATTCCCAAGATTAATGTTGACGATGTGCCTAAATGGCAACCTTCGTCCCAGGCGTCGAGATCTCCGGCTCGATCAACTCACGTCCCTCCCATTCCAACCATATGCGCGCCTGATGTTCCATCTGTGCCGACGATCAACGTTGACACAGAGACTCCGTTGATCAATGTCAGCGAATCACCTGCAAGTTCGCCTACGAAGTCTAGCAGGATACCTCAAAAGGCCAGCCCAGCACCAGGTTCCAATCGTCCGCCGCCCCGCCATGCCAACACCATGCCCGTTGGCCAGAACAAGTCTACACCACACTACACGCCTTCAATTCGCCAGTCCGGCGCACTGTGCGCTCATTGTGCTTTGCCCATTGCGGGAAGAATATTGAGCGCAGCAGGTGAACGCTTTCACCCCGGATGTTTCGTCTGCAACCAATGCAACACGAATCTGGAATTGGTTGCATTCTATCCTGAGCCCGAAAAACAGCGATGTGCTCGTCTGGAAGATCCGGACAGTCAGGATACAGACCCTACCTTGCGTTTTTATTGTCATCTCGATTTTCATGAGCTCTTCAGCCCTCGCTGCAAGTCTTGCAAGACACCAATCGAAGGAGAGGTCATCGTCGCTTGCGGCGCTGAGTGGCACGTTGGGCACTTCTTTTGTGCTCAATGTGGCGACCCTTTCGATTCCAGCATGCCATTTGTCGAGAAGGATGGATATGCCTGGTGTGTTGGCTGTCATACCAACCGATATAGCTCAAAATGCCGTAAGTGCCGGAAGCCTGTCACCGATGTTGTTGTAAAGGCACTGGGGTCGGACTGGCACAGCAATTGCTTTACTTGCATG GAATGTCATGGCGAGTTCATAGATGGTCGATACTTCCTGCGTGGCGAGAGTCAGGACCCGGTATGCGTCAAGTGTGAGGAGAGAAGGTTGAAAGCATAG
- a CDS encoding uncharacterized protein (BUSCO:EOG09265AL8), with translation MAVNMGSWAQLRQQARAQETQTESLFHTYAQFASKTDIDPEPSEEESRTEEQLNEILEKRNASIASLQRAIDSESTPSQLKRTNLERHKEILSQHRSELSRLKSQISQARDRANLLSNVRKDISTYRNAQNPEAQEAEYMLQERNRLDRSHNVADSVLSQAYAVNESFGLQRESLVSIQRRITGAAAQIPGINGLMQRIGSKKRRDGIILGSFIAICFLVLLWMW, from the exons ATGGCAGTCAACATGGGAAGCTGGGCGCAATTACGGCAGCAAGCAAGAGCACAAGAGACACAG ACAGAATCGCTTTTCCACACATATGCACAGTTTGCCTCCAAGACTGACATAGATCCCGAGCCGAGTGAAGAGGAAAGCCGCACGGAGGAGCAGCTGAACGAGATACTCGAGAAG CGCAACGCATCAATAGCCTCTCTCCAACGAGCAATCGACTCTGAATCCACGCCATCGCAACTCAAACGTACGAATCTGGAACGACACAAAGAAATCCTATCACAACACCGCAGCGAACTCTCCCGACTGAAATCACAAATCTCTCAAGCCCGCGATCGAGCGAACCTCCTTTCGAATGTGCGAAAAGACATATCGACATATCGCAATGCGCAAAACCCTGAAGCCCAGGAAGCAGAATACATGCTTCAAGAACGAAACCGATTGGATCGATCGCACAATGTGGCAGATAGCGTCTTGAGCCAAGCTTACGCGGTAAACGAGAGTTTCGGGCTACAACGAGAAAGCTTGGTGAGCATACAGAGGAGGATCACGGGTGCTGCGGCGCAAATACCTGGCATCAATGGGTTGATGCAGAGGATTGGTAGTAAGAAAAGGAGAGACGGCATTATTCTGGGCTCCTTTATCGCCATATGCTTTTTGGTCCTGCTGTGGATGTGGTGA
- the RPL35 gene encoding 60S ribosomal protein uL29 (BUSCO:EOG09265FTY) encodes MSSGKVKASQLWGKNKEELKKQLDDLKAELVQLRTQKIAGGASSKLNKIHDVRKSIARVLTIINANQRAQLRLFYQKKKYLPLDLRSKQTRAIRRRLSPEDAKRVTEKQKKKQRHFPQRQFAVKAVA; translated from the exons ATG TCGTCCGGAAAAGTCAAGGCCTCGCAGCTCTGGGGCAAGAACAAggaggagctgaagaagcaacTCGATGACTTGAAGGCCGAGCTCGTGCAGCTGCGCACTCAGAAGATCGCTGGCGGTGCTTCGTCGAAGCTGAACAAGAT CCACGACGTCCGCAAGTCGATTGCCCGTGTCCTTACCATCATCAACGCAAACCAGCGCGCTCAGCTCCGCCTCTTCTAccaaaagaagaagtacctGCCACTCGACCTCCGCTCGAAGCAGACTCGTGCCATCCGCCGCCGCTTGTCTCCCGAGGATGCCAAGCGCGTGACcgagaagcaaaagaagaagcagcgacACTTCCCTCAGAGGCAATTCGCCGTCAAG GCTGTTGCGTAA